A region from the Anoplolepis gracilipes chromosome 2, ASM4749672v1, whole genome shotgun sequence genome encodes:
- the LOC140673946 gene encoding protein RER1 isoform X1 yields MLLKKNLEKMMQDEDLGGSGRRNVVSQGITRVSQIYQRYLDLWTPHVISRWLFALFLLVIFILRIFISQGWYIVTYALGIYHLNLFIAFLTPKIDPAMDFDDGEGPELPTRSNEEFRPFIRRLPEFKFWYSVTKSTVVAMICTLFDCFNIPVFWPILVMYFITLFCITMKRQIKHMIKYRYLPFTHGKPKYQNHEDTSRLISSK; encoded by the exons ATGTTGCTTAAAAAGAAT TTAGAGAAAATGATGCAGGATGAAGACTTGGGTGGTTCAGGGAGACGGAATGTTGTCAGTCAAGGAATAACAAGAGTATCGCAG ATATATCAAAGATATCTAGATCTATGGACACCCCATGTAATATCGAGATGGCTCTTTGCTTTATTCCTATTAGTCATTTTTATtctacgtatatttatatctcaa GGATGGTATATTGTTACATATGCACTAGGAATTTATCATCTCAATTTATTCATAGCATTTCTTACTCCAAAAATTGATCCTGCTATGGATTTTGATG atGGAGAAGGCCCAGAGTTACCTACAAGATCGAATGAGGAATTTAGGCCATTTATCAGAAGATTACCGGAGTTCAAATTTTGGTATTCAGTAACAAAATCCACAGTTGTTGCTATGATATGCACACTGTTTGATTGTTTTAACATACCAGTATTTTGGCCAATACTTGTTATGTATTTCATAACATTATTCTGTATCACAATGAAGCGGCAAATAAAG CATATGATTAAGTATAGATATCTGCCTTTCACTCATGGCAAACCAAAATATCAGAACCATGAAGATACCTCACGGTTGATATCGtcaaaatga
- the LOC140673946 gene encoding protein RER1 isoform X2, whose amino-acid sequence MMQDEDLGGSGRRNVVSQGITRVSQIYQRYLDLWTPHVISRWLFALFLLVIFILRIFISQGWYIVTYALGIYHLNLFIAFLTPKIDPAMDFDDGEGPELPTRSNEEFRPFIRRLPEFKFWYSVTKSTVVAMICTLFDCFNIPVFWPILVMYFITLFCITMKRQIKHMIKYRYLPFTHGKPKYQNHEDTSRLISSK is encoded by the exons ATGATGCAGGATGAAGACTTGGGTGGTTCAGGGAGACGGAATGTTGTCAGTCAAGGAATAACAAGAGTATCGCAG ATATATCAAAGATATCTAGATCTATGGACACCCCATGTAATATCGAGATGGCTCTTTGCTTTATTCCTATTAGTCATTTTTATtctacgtatatttatatctcaa GGATGGTATATTGTTACATATGCACTAGGAATTTATCATCTCAATTTATTCATAGCATTTCTTACTCCAAAAATTGATCCTGCTATGGATTTTGATG atGGAGAAGGCCCAGAGTTACCTACAAGATCGAATGAGGAATTTAGGCCATTTATCAGAAGATTACCGGAGTTCAAATTTTGGTATTCAGTAACAAAATCCACAGTTGTTGCTATGATATGCACACTGTTTGATTGTTTTAACATACCAGTATTTTGGCCAATACTTGTTATGTATTTCATAACATTATTCTGTATCACAATGAAGCGGCAAATAAAG CATATGATTAAGTATAGATATCTGCCTTTCACTCATGGCAAACCAAAATATCAGAACCATGAAGATACCTCACGGTTGATATCGtcaaaatga